The Mycolicibacterium duvalii DNA window GACGGCCCGCGCACCAAGCTGTTCGTCACGCTCTTCCTGATCCTGACGTTGGTGGTGATCGGCGAGATCGCCGGCGTGGTGCTCGGTCGGGCGGTGCGCGGAGCGATCCGCAATCCGGCCCTGCGTATCGCCGACTCCGTCGTCGGCGTGGCGGTGCAGTTGGTGCTGGTGCTGACCGCGGCGTGGCTGCTGGGCACCGCGCTGATGTCGTCGCCGCAGCCCAACCTCGCCGCGGCGGTGCGGGACTCCCGGGTCATCGCCGAGGTCGACGAGATCGCGCCGGACTGGCTGCGCTCGGTGCCCGACCGGCTGTCGTCGCTGTGGGAGACCGCCGGGCTGCAGGATGTCCTCAAGCCGTTCGGTCCGACTCCGGTGGTCGCGGTCGACGAGCCCGACCAGTCGCTGAAGGACTCCGCGGTGGTCGGCGTGACGAGGTCCAGCGTGGTGAAGGTGCGCGGGGTGGCCAACAGCTGTCAGAAGATGCTGGAGGGCACCGGTTTCGTGGTGGCGCCCAACCGGGTGATGTCCAACGCCCACGTCGTTGCCGGGTCGGACACCGTCACGGTCGAAGTGGACGGCCAGACCTATGACGCCATCGTGGTCTCCTACGACCCGGACGCCGACATCTCGATCCTCAACGTGCCCGACCTGCCCTCGGCGCCGCTGCAGTTCGCCGACGGAGAGGTGCCGTCGGGCACCGACGGCATCGTGATGGGCTACCCCGGCGGCGGGGACTTCGTCGCGACCCCGGCCCGGGTGCGCGAGACCATCGAGCTCAACGGCCCCGACATCTACCGCACCAAGGAGATCACCCGGAAGGTCTACACCA harbors:
- the marP gene encoding acid resistance serine protease MarP, encoding MTASLWLDLAVLAVALIAAVSGWRSGAPGSLLALIGVALGAVAGVLLAPHVVDHIDGPRTKLFVTLFLILTLVVIGEIAGVVLGRAVRGAIRNPALRIADSVVGVAVQLVLVLTAAWLLGTALMSSPQPNLAAAVRDSRVIAEVDEIAPDWLRSVPDRLSSLWETAGLQDVLKPFGPTPVVAVDEPDQSLKDSAVVGVTRSSVVKVRGVANSCQKMLEGTGFVVAPNRVMSNAHVVAGSDTVTVEVDGQTYDAIVVSYDPDADISILNVPDLPSAPLQFADGEVPSGTDGIVMGYPGGGDFVATPARVRETIELNGPDIYRTKEITRKVYTIRGEVAQGNSGGPMINRGGKVLGVVFGAAVEDKDTGFVLTADEVARQMTRLGNVDPVPTGTCINPG